A single Leptidea sinapis chromosome 2, ilLepSina1.1, whole genome shotgun sequence DNA region contains:
- the LOC126971922 gene encoding 39S ribosomal protein L19, mitochondrial — protein MSLAIRKCSSDLLSITKWVVRREYRLLSTLPENIEPANTDVDEKAPRTGRRPRLQNPVLEYRHIYPEFLPDPNPKWRNSLREKLERADMLKRRAKIDIPEFYVGSILAVTVSDPHAQGKTNRFVGICIDRKGCGLRAQFILRNVVDHQGVEVRYDLYDPIIQSIQVLRLEKRLDDKLFYLRDALPEYSTFPFDMDPEVLPDGTPVPINDVQVKLKPRPWLERWERQELKGVSNIEEHLKEKDRKRRELRKEPWEKYDLMKQYRRTIPIEEQSEIWGEVYNQLQQMHVSRRKVARKRVLATPKPQLG, from the exons ATGTCACTTGCTATTCGAAAATGTTCTTCGGATTTACTATCCATTACGAAATGGGTAGTTAGAAGAG aATATCGTCTTCTTTCAACTCTGCCAGAAAATATAGAACCAGCTAATACAGATGTAGATGAAAAAGCGCCGCGAACTGGACGCAGACCTCGGTTACAAAATCCAGTACTCGAATATAGGCATATATATCCTGAGTTTTTGCCAGATCCGAATCCAAAATGGAGAAACAGCCTTCGAGAAAAATTAGAAAGAGCTGATATGCTTAAAAGAAGAGCTAAAATTGACATACCGGAATTTTACGTTG GATCTATCCTGGCTGTTACTGTATCAGATCCTCATGCACAGGGCAAGACAAACAGATTTGTTGGAATATGTATTGATCGTAAAGGGTGCGGCTTACGTGCACAATTTATTTTGAGAAATGTTGTTGATCACCAAGGTGTTGAG GTGAGATATGATCTGTATGATCCCATAATACAGTCAATACAAGTACTGCGCTTAGAGAAGCGCCTTGATGACAAGCTGTTTTATTTAAGAGATGCACTTCCTGAATACAGCACTTTTCCATTTGATATGGATCCTGAGGTTTTACCTGATGGCACACCAGTGCCAATAAATGATGTCCAG GTAAAGCTGAAACCAAGGCCCTGGTTGGAAAGGTGGGAGAGGCAGGAACTCAAGGGTGTATCAAACATTGAAGAACATCTGAAGGAGAAGGACAGAAAAAGAAGGGAATTAAGAAAAGAACCATGGGAAAAATATGATCTCATGAAACAATATAG GAGAACAATACCAATAGAAGAGCAGAGTGAAATCTGGGGTGAAGTATACAATCAACTCCAACAAATGCATGTGTCACGCAGAAAAGTTGCTAGAAAACGTGTACTTGCCACTCCAAAGCCTCAGCtaggataa